The window GGGCAGGTGGACTGGACCCAGTGTGGGGGGTTCCAGGTGGACTGGACCCAGTGTGGGGGTTCCAGGTGGACTGGACCCAGTGTGGGGGGTGCAGGTCTGTACCTGAGGAGCAGTAGACCTGCAGGACCCAGAGAAAAGCCGCCATCCTCCTGGAATGACCCAGGTTGTGTCTGAGGAGTTTGAGAGTCAGAAGAACTGCACCAGCAGACTGAGCCTTAGCACCGATACGAGgatctgtatacacacacatatacacacacatatacacacacatatacacacacatatgcacacacattgtaatggcgctagtacaggcacagaatccaaaagcaGAACTCAGAGTCACGATATAAGTTCAAAGATTATTAGTCACACACAGGTGTAGGAAAAATATtaatgacaaaatcttgaggataataggtggtaatttcctcttcgaatcagtcctccggaccgagaacgaCAACCCGTCTCCCCGACTCTGTGGTTAGcgggtctttttcccgactggggaaaagcaaagggaggtcagggacggaaacaggtcatacacaggcaagctattaatcaggcaacaggacataagggtaagGCAAAtaactcacgtaccaaaagtcaggcaaggcgatcagaaccgggaatcagatgaggcagaaaaaccgacagggagcaggcagtaggcaaaaccgggtaagcaaaaacgggtcaaaaacaggaatccaaaaacagacagacaagatcagaacgctggtaagtactgcaagagtaacaaactggtgtctgacagagggaagagacagggtttaaatacacaaaagggagggaagacaactagacacaggtggagcaaatcagggcggagacaggtaatcaggtgaaaggtaagaacgatcagggaacaggaagtaaagacagcagacaagacacatgaggggaaacttaacaaaataaaacaggaagtgacaaacaaacataaaagacagacaaaaccagactaacgtctggctgcaggcatgacacacatatgcacacacatatgcacacatatgcacacacatatgcacacacatatgcacacacatatgcacacacatatgcacacacatatgcacacacatatgcacacacacattattaAGCACTGGTCAGAGAGGACAGGTTTAGTGAAAAGACGACTAATGccctgtttccactgcgtggtatcggcttgactcgactcgtcctttttgtgtttcctttacaaaacaggacctggaatctggtacctggtactagttttttggtctcacctctgctgaggttccaggactgtggaccagatactaaaaggtgacgtctaaacactgcagaccactgattggtcagacagttttctgtgtGACCCGCCCTTCTACAAACACAGATGTGtgagtggacagtaaatctgtgggtccatgaatccacatgagaacagataaactagaccagggtcggtccagattcagtctgtggtggaagaCAGAAacattcagacaagacaacaggcaacgaacgagtttatcagcaactctgagcagacaacacagaaataacgcaccacatcgccatgacgaccaggtactgtaaagtcagtggtatcctggaatggaaacggtctccaggaatacctagtcgagtcgagtcgagttgagctggttccacgtagtggaaacgcggcataagtctAACAGTTCCACACTTTAAGTCAGGACTGAGTCAAGGGTGTGAATTAAAGCGGTGAGTGGGTTCATGAACACACCCACTAAAGCCTAGTGAGTCTAATAACGACAGACATGCAGTAATGACACTGTCACACTATCGTCCACATGAACATGGAAATGTCCAACAACAATGACTTCATCTGTTTTAAGGACTAGACTGAAGAGGAACTATTATGGGATGGACCAGGAGGACCATCCGCTATAGTAAACAGTATAGGTCATTATGGGATGGACCAGGAGGACCATCCGCTATAGTAAACAGTATAGGTCATTATGGGATGGACCAGGAGGACCATCCGCTATAGTAAACAGTATAGGTCATTATGGGATGGACCAGGAGGACCATCAGCTATAGTAAATAGTATAGGCTGGAGCCAGTGTCGTCTGTTCAtctttcagacagttgaagctctttgtcgcttacatcaaaaaaaaaaacaataaacagtccagttctttaaacataaattcgtcctccgttcctttttcagaaaatcctCAGTGACcctatcgtaccaactaaacaggAAAATGCTTAagttcagtccagtgtaccagttagtccagtggttgtgttttctttcaggtcagtaaatgaacagttcatttggtttctgtgatttcccagcagaatgtgtgacgtattaaactgaactgtgtcagtgaaggagcagatctgaaaacagctgtcagtcaaactggagtcagccttcggacccgtcctccaATCAGAACGCGGAAGCTCGGCATccggcccggccaagctccgcccacagctcctcCCATGGCTCCGTtcgcccccggacgcttggcgtctctgggacgacagggtgtcatgtgtccagtcctggtccagtctgtagtggttttcCAGCAggtccactcagtcccattgaagtgcatggaccaaTGAGAAagcagacacgggaatggaggagaagtgaacaacatccagtccactgatctgggatcagactgagtctgaaccaactggtctgagagatgaacgggttccaacacatttggagtcaatgaaatgaaaacaactgaacagatttgagcatttaatgggagtcattttaggagaagaggagcttccactgcagtctgacacaaacacctgtgaGGAGAACCCCCCAGACCTGTGACCCCCCCAGACCTGTGACCCCCCCCAGACCTGGtcccctggtgtgtgtgtgtgttcagacctcTGTGTCCCACTTTGGCCAGCAGGTGCAGCAGTGGCAGCAGGACTCTGTAGTCTGGACTGAAACTGAGACCGATGTGGACCAGAGCTGAGAGCAGGGACTCACTGGCACCTTTAGAGACCATGTAGAGGATCCGACGGTCtgaacctgaacacacacatatatacatatacacacatgcatacacacacacacacacacacacacgtatacacacacatacacacacacatatacacacacacacacatatatacatatacacacatgcatacacacacacccacacacacacacacacacacacacacacacacatacacaagtacacacacacacacacacacatacacacgtacaggATGATGAATGTTGTGCTGGCTCATATTTTTCAgctgtttttcagtttttaaatCTGCACAAATGTGTACGTTAGttcaaacaggaaacatgtcCTGAACTCAGCACATGCAGGCCCCGCCCTAATGTCACTGTCATCATCAGCACATGCAGGCCCCGCCCTAATGTCACTGTCATCATCAGCACATGCAGGCCCCGCCCTAATGTCACTGTCATCATCAGCACATGCAGGCCCCGCCCTAATGTCACGGTCATCATCAGCACATGCAGGCCCCGCCctaatgtcacacacacacacacacacacacacacacacacagagtccagtatgtgtgtttgtgtccaccCCAGAGGGTCTCACCTGCTGACAGGAGTTCATCCAGGACGTTCAGGATGTTGATGGTGCTGTCCACATCCCCCACATTCTAGACACAAAACAGGAACAAAAGAGGAACAGGTTCTACTGTGggtccaacatggacctgaacATGAGGACAGGTTCTGTTGTGggtccaacatggacctgaacATGAGGACAGGTTCTACTGTGggtccaacatggacctgaacATGAGGACAGGTTCTGCTGTGggtccaacatggacctgaacATGAGGACAGGTTCTGCTGTGggtccaacatggacctgaacATGAGGACAGGTTCTACTGTGggtccaacatggacctgaacATGAGGACAGGTTCTACTGTGGGTCCACACATACTCTAGATGTACATGATTGAAATGCTCTGTTCCAGAACTGGAACACTTCTGTTTGAACCCAAACACATGACAGTAGAGGACTGAACCAAACACATGACGGTAGAGGACTGAACCAAACACATGACGGTAGAGGACTTAACCAAACACATGATGGTAGAGGACTGAACCAAACACATGATGGTAGAGGACTGAACCAAACACATGACGGTAGAGGACTGAACCAAACACATGACGGTAGAGGACTGAACCAAACACATGATGGTAGAGGACTGAACCAAACACATGATGGTAGAGGACTGAACCAAACACATGATGGTAGAGGACTGAACCAAACACATGATGCTAGAGGACTGAACCAAACACATGACGGTAGAGGACTGAACCAAACACATGACGGTAGAGGACTGAACCAAACACATGATGCTAGAGGACTGAACCAAACACATGATGCTAGAGGACTGAACCAAACACATGACGGTAGAGGACTGAACCAAACACATGATGCTAGAGGACTGAACCAAACACATGATGCTAGAGGACTGAACCAAACACATGACGGTAGAGGACTGAACCAAACACATGACGGTAGAGGACTGAACCAAACACATGACGGTAGAGGACTTAACCAAACACATGACGGTAGAGGACTGAACCAAACACATGACGGTAGAGGACTTAACCAAACACATGACGGTAGAGGACTGAACCAAACACATGATGGTAGAGGACTGAACCAAACACATGATGCTAGAGGACTGAACCAAACACATGACAGTAGAGGACTGAACCAAACACATGACGGTAGAGGACTGAACCAACACATGATGGTAGAGGACTGAACCAAACACATGATGCTAGAGGACTGAACCAAACACATGACGGTAGAGGACTGAACCAAACACATGACGGTAGAGGACTGAACCAAACACATGACGGTAGAGGACTGAACCAAACACAACCCACGTAGGATGCAGGTAAACGTCAGGAACAGTCTGTATTATGAGTAGAACAGAAGCAAATGAAGGAGGACTCTCCTGAGTGAGCTGATCTCCTAATCTGAAGGCAGACGGCTGGTCGGGTTCCAGGGCAGAGATGAGGATGCAGGGTCAGAACCAGGAACCAGGCAGGGTCAGAACCAGGCGGGGTGAGAACCAGGCATGGTCAGAACCAGGGAGATGGGTACGAATCCAAACCACTGGATAGTCAGGCATGAAGTGAGACAATGTGTCCAGATGGAGGGGAACCAGAGCTGCTTCCATACTGGCCAGATGATTAGGTACACCAGGTAGCAACAGCTGGACCTGATGTCTGTGAGGAGGTGTGGCCAGGTGAGGGAGGAGTCTAAAGCAGGGATGGAGACAGTTGACTGCTGGGTGGAACTGTTCTTCCTGATACTTGCGTTGAAGGACAGTTTTGGGGCTTCAGGGCAGTGCAGATGTTTGACAGGGTAAGGGCCACTGGTCTGGAGTCATGTGACTCGGCAGGGCCACTGGTCTGGAGTCATGTGACTCACCTTAGATACTGGTCTAAGACATGATGTTCTCCACAGCTGTTGACCTAGGGTGTAGACCTCTGTGGAGGTTCACACAGTCCTACAGAAGCTTTGAAGGTACTCCCTGTGGACCAGCTACAACCCAGGACCTGGTCTCTGCAGGTCCACAGAGTGTAGGGGGTCCTggggtgaaggggggggggggtgcagacttATGGAGGGAAGTAGTGACTGGAACAAGAGTATGAGGAGAATATTGACTGGTTGATCTTTGGAGAAGGCAGGATAGGTGTGACAGTACCATACCTGGAAGAGGTGTGTGGGTTAAGATCAACCACTGGGTCAACCACTGGGTCAACCAATGGGTCAACCACTGGGTCAACCACTGGGTCAACCACTGGGTCAACCAATGGGTCAACCTTCATCAACCTTCTACAGAAGTCCGAAATACAAAAACTGTCCCACACTGGGGTAACCCACCTACTGAAAAGGAAGTGTGGAGTGACA is drawn from Sphaeramia orbicularis unplaced genomic scaffold, fSphaOr1.1, whole genome shotgun sequence and contains these coding sequences:
- the LOC115416762 gene encoding cytosolic carboxypeptidase 4-like gives rise to the protein MFKYGRSNFTWNGTLKELERTNTGVYRGSGSEGRRFMMTAPPTSSSGLEVLLSTLQNVGDVDSTINILNVLDELLSAGSDRRILYMVSKGASESLLSALVHIGLSFSPDYRVLLPLLHLLAKVGHRDPRIGAKAQSAGAVLLTLKLLRHNLGHSRRMAAFLWVLQVYCSS